A single region of the Leptolyngbya subtilissima AS-A7 genome encodes:
- the prmC gene encoding peptide chain release factor N(5)-glutamine methyltransferase — MTASDRAVTGAELWVWREKALAEAQAAGVDADEVDWLLMAVADVERLSLRLGTVHQRSQITLRYSLAKLERRWQQRLTQRTPVQYLVGETPWRDLMLTVSPAVLIPRPETELIIDLAEAAIARSPLGDQLAQGIWVDMGTGSGAIALGLAQTFPSARILAVDFSAEALAIARDNADRAGLQNRITFYNGSWFEPLTSYRGQLSAMVSNPPYIPSALLPTLQPEVINHEPASALDGGDDGLSDLRVLAAQAPEYLVPGGLWLVEMMAGQGEAVKALLEAQGCYRDIEICLDLAGRDRFVQAVYAPKL; from the coding sequence ATGACAGCTAGCGATCGCGCCGTGACGGGGGCGGAATTGTGGGTCTGGCGCGAAAAGGCGTTGGCAGAGGCCCAGGCGGCGGGAGTTGATGCTGACGAAGTGGACTGGCTGCTGATGGCGGTGGCGGATGTGGAGCGGCTGTCTCTACGGTTGGGCACGGTGCACCAGCGATCGCAGATCACTCTCCGCTATTCTCTAGCCAAATTGGAGCGTCGCTGGCAGCAGCGCCTTACGCAACGCACCCCCGTGCAATATTTGGTAGGCGAAACTCCCTGGCGCGACCTGATGTTGACCGTGTCTCCGGCGGTGCTGATTCCCCGCCCTGAGACAGAGCTAATAATTGATCTAGCCGAGGCTGCGATCGCCCGCAGCCCCCTCGGAGATCAGCTGGCCCAGGGCATTTGGGTCGATATGGGAACGGGCAGTGGCGCGATTGCTTTGGGTCTCGCCCAAACCTTTCCGTCGGCTCGCATCTTGGCGGTAGATTTTAGTGCTGAGGCGCTGGCGATCGCCCGAGACAATGCAGACCGCGCAGGCTTACAGAATCGGATCACGTTCTACAACGGATCTTGGTTTGAACCGTTAACGTCCTACCGAGGCCAGCTCAGCGCTATGGTGTCGAACCCGCCCTACATTCCCTCGGCGCTGCTGCCAACGCTTCAACCCGAGGTGATTAACCACGAACCTGCCAGCGCTTTGGATGGCGGCGACGATGGCTTAAGTGATCTCAGGGTGCTTGCAGCTCAGGCTCCCGAATATCTGGTGCCGGGTGGTCTTTGGCTTGTGGAGATGATGGCGGGGCAGGGGGAGGCGGTTAAAGCCCTGCTTGAAGCGCAGGGGTGCTATCGCGACATTGAGATTTGTTTGGACTTGGCAGGGCGCGATCGCTTTGTGCAAGCGGTCTACGCCCCCAAACTCTAG